Genomic window (Amaranthus tricolor cultivar Red isolate AtriRed21 chromosome 7, ASM2621246v1, whole genome shotgun sequence):
TGACACATTTTAACCGGCTACTGTAGGTATCTATTAGCAAAGAGTTGAGCAATGAAGAAGCATAAGGAGCGAGAAGAAATTGAGTTTAACGACTACTAGATACCTAAAATATCTGGTAAAAATGTAACAATGGgtattttcaacaaaaaaatatacaaaggttgaattattcacaGTATATAGACATAAATTGGAAAATTAAAGGGTGTAATTACAAAACTTTCAATTTTACAACATTGACTTTGTTATTGACTTTCGAATACGCCCCTAATAATATGCAATCTTATTTATATAAACCACCTCTTCCTCACTCTCTAGTCTCGACTCATATTCAGATATTAATACTCACAAAAACTATCCAATTAGCAGGACAGCCGATGCAATataaaatccgtaaaattttaTCTTGTATTTAGTATTTAAATAAGTCATGACTCCTTTTCCTCTTGAAAATTTAAATCGTAAGTGGCAAACATTCTCTAAAAAGTTTCCAAACTTTTTCCATCATCTCTTAATTTAAAAAGATCAGCCTTGGTTTGTTCGAGGAATGTGAGTTTGATAGCACACTGCAAGAATATAAATgattttccactaatttttgCAAACGTCAATCTTGATTTTTTGAATGCAAGatattttatggaaaaaaagaaaatttattgtGGCACCactaaatatattttagttAGATAAGTTTTTATATtgtataaatacaaaattaagccacttaatatttcttatattGGTCATTAATTTTAAGCCCACTATATTACTTATTGCGCGCTCCCACTTAATCTAATTACTCCTATAATAACTACATAATTCCAAGTGCATATTCCACATACATTTCCACTACTCATTTGTACTACTCTAAATATAAGTCTACTTGCTAGCTCTAGCCGCCTTTTAACAGATAACGTTTTAGGTTCGATTCtcacataatattataattttttcagcctactttataataaataaataaatgctagTCGTTTTCACTTATTTATCTTAAGCTGTAGACAACAAATAAGGGCAAAATCAAAAGCTAAAACTCATTTGTCAAAATGAATTTGGTCATAAATAAGTCGGATGTTTTTGTATAATGtgatatatttaatttctttatttttatttaatttttatattgtctATCTAAGATTGTGTTAgttttgaaatataaattttagaaGTCATTTGCTATTATATGGAGTATAATTTGTTTatgtattaaatatatttatcaaCTATCAATGGTTAAGATTTCATATTAGTAGAAGAAATAACAATTGACAttgtattattatgattatgttttaactaataaattaataaaatataaaatacatattaatagtgatgataaataataactaaaaaaacaaatagaacACATTTGCTGAACTACGACAAATACCATATTAGCAAAATAATATGGGAACTTtgtttcaaaaagaaaatacaatattaaattatatattgacTAGTTTTAATAGTTTTGTTTGATATAAATGATTCTCAGATTAACTTTTGAGTTTTGTCTTACTAATtggtcaaaaatcaaaaacttatttggtaaatatttagCATGCAAACTGAAAAAttgacttttaaattaaaattaaaaggctAACGTTTTTAGCCATTTTTAATGGCATATGGCTTGTTTAATGCTTCCACTAATACACGGCCAATAACAAATACTTAATTTTACTAAACGTCTCATAAAAAAGTTAGCTTATTCAGCTAGCTTTAAAGCTAACAAAAATAGTTAATCGGTTGGttaaacaagccaactaaaaatgTCAATAGTCAACAATCAACAACCATTTGCCAAACAACCCAACATCTAACTGTTATGACCATTAAAAGCTATGATCACATATTAATCCAGTATATCTTactcataaaaattatgatcaaaattTGTGAACAGATGATAAACCATAAAATATACCCTTTATAAAGAAGATGAGAAGATTATGACCATTAAAATAAATCCCCAActcgagaaaaaaaaaacttaaaaataagaCTTAATTGTATGTGTTTCACACCATACCCTCGGCCTGCTCTATATAAGCTGGCTAATGGATAGATAACGGCATCAAAAACATACAAATGCAATGACTACCCTTAACACACCTTCTATGCTCGTTACCACCTCGCTGTTCATCACTGCCGTCTCATTTATTTTGCTTTTTACCGTACGTCTCACAGGTATTATTATATACTTTcttttattctaattaaatgtgacatttaattttagataataataataataataataataactattgtGCACTTGCTTAATATAATAACAACTATTAGTTATTTAAAAGTCTTAAACTTTAAGactgtaatttgtaaattattcttaatttgaagACGATGTTGATTTTTCTAAGAAATTATAGAGTGattaattaaaatgtaaataaattatttaaaataattgattacTTAAAATATACAGGTTGACACAAGTTATGAATTATTTGAATAAACACAAGCTAATTAAGAAtacaattatttaaaactaagtaaacaccaaaaaaaaaaacttaaatataatactatataaaaGTAAGTAAGCAAGTTAGGAATTGTTGTAGTGATTGATTATTATAAATTACAAGTACACAAGTCAAAACATTGCACCATAATTTGACTTATTGTATTAATATGATGATCATGTTACCATGTAGACGCACAAACTGGAGTAAGCTATGGAAAGATTGCAAACAATTTACCATCATCACAAGATGTTGCAAACCTTTATATATACAACGGCATAAAAGCGATGAGACTTTACTTTCCTGATCAATCCACTTCTCAAGCCTTACAAGGAACTGACGTCAAACTAATGTTAGGTGTTGCAAACGAAAATATTCAATCTATAGCGTCTTGTAGATGTGCAGCTTACCGATGGGTTCGAGCCAACGTACTTCCTTATGCATCATCGATCAAATACATTGTGGTTGGAAATGAAATTGACCCGTCTGACCAACGGGCCTTATCAGTCGCACCTGCTATACAAAATATTCTATATGCACTAAACGCGTTAAGATTAAATAGTAAATCTAATAATGATATAAAGGTTTCTACGGCGATTAATTTTAACCTAGTTACGAATACGTACCCACCTTCTAATGCCCAATTTAGGGATCCATCATATATGTCTCAAATTGTAGGGTTAATGAATATGTATGATGCACCTTTAATGGTTAATATATACCCTTATTTTGCATATGTAAGTAACCCACGTGACATTTCACTTGATTATGCATTATTTAATGCACAAGGAAATGTTTTTGTTGATCCTAATAATGGATTGGGTTACAATAATTTGTTTGATGCAATGGTGGATTCAGTGTATGCGGCTCTACGAAGGGCGGGTGCACGCCACCCACGTGTCATCGGGTCGGAGACTGGATGGCCATCAAAGGGTGGATTTGCTGCCACGTTCGAGAATGCAAAGATGTATTATAGAAATTTGGTTAATCATGTGAAACAAGGGACTCCTTTGACACCAGGGCAACCTATTGAGACATATTTGTTTGCAATGTTTGATGAGAATCAAAAACAAGGGGCCGAAACTGAGCGTAATTTTGGATTGTTTTACCCTAATCAACAGTCGAAGTACGGTCAGCTTAACTTCTAAATTACTCATAGTAAAATTGGAAAATAAATCGGATATTAACTCAATTAAAGCATGCCTGTATATGCACTTTTTTAAGGAAAGAATTAGATTTGATTCTCGCTACCTACTCTAATCCTACCCTTTCCTCAACTTACCCCGTATAAAAAAGAATCATAATGTGTATACAAATATGTATCCATGTAcgtgtagtatatatatataagaataatTTCTAGGTAAAACTTTGTACTAGAAATGAAGTAAC
Coding sequences:
- the LOC130817440 gene encoding glucan endo-1,3-beta-glucosidase-like, which gives rise to MTTLNTPSMLVTTSLFITAVSFILLFTVRLTDAQTGVSYGKIANNLPSSQDVANLYIYNGIKAMRLYFPDQSTSQALQGTDVKLMLGVANENIQSIASCRCAAYRWVRANVLPYASSIKYIVVGNEIDPSDQRALSVAPAIQNILYALNALRLNSKSNNDIKVSTAINFNLVTNTYPPSNAQFRDPSYMSQIVGLMNMYDAPLMVNIYPYFAYVSNPRDISLDYALFNAQGNVFVDPNNGLGYNNLFDAMVDSVYAALRRAGARHPRVIGSETGWPSKGGFAATFENAKMYYRNLVNHVKQGTPLTPGQPIETYLFAMFDENQKQGAETERNFGLFYPNQQSKYGQLNF